GCCGGTCGATTCCGCGGAGGGCTACAAGCTCAAGGTGCAGGACGCGGTCCGCATCGACAACAGTGGCATCTTCGTGCACAGTGCCCCGTGGTCGGTCGGCGATCAGGGCAAGCGCAATGTCAGCCACGGCTGCATCAACCTGAGCCCCGAGAACGCCCAGTGGTTCTACGACCAGTTCGGCAGTGGTGACCCAGTGGTGATCAAGAATACCGCGGGCAAGCTCTACGATCTGCCCGACGGTGCGTCCGACTGGCAGATGTTCTAAAGCCAACGCCTACAACAAAACCCCCGCAGAAATGCGGGGGTTTTGTTGTATCTGTAGCTAGTTCCAGATCCGGACGCGCTGCGCGGGCTCCAGGTACAGCTCGTCGGTGTCGGCCACCTCGAACGCCTCGTAGAACGAGTCGATGTTGCGGATGACGCCATTGCAGCGGAACTCCGGTGGCGAGTGCGGGTCCACCGCCAGCCGCCGGATCGCCTCGGCGTCACGGGACTTGGTGCGCCACACCTGCGCCCAGCCGAAGTAGACGCGCTGCACGCCGGTCAGACCGTCGATCACCGGCGCCTCCTTGCCCTTCAGCGACAGCTGGTAGGCCAACAGGGCGATGGACAGGCCACCGAGATCGCCGATGTTCTCTCCGACCGTGAACGCGCCGTTCACGTGGTGGGCGACATCCAGCCCGCGGGGGCTGAACTTCTCGTACTGATCGATCAAAGCCTTGGTGCGAACCCCGAATTCGGCGCGGTCGGCATCGGTCCACCAGTCCACCAGATTGCCGTCGCCGTCGTACTTTGCGCCCTGATCGTCGAAGCCGTGGCCGATCTCGTGGCCGATCACCGCGCCGATACCACCGTAGTTGGCCGCGTCGTCGGCCTCGGCGTCGAAGAACGGCGGCTGCAGAATCGCGGCGGGAAAGACGATTTCGTTCATCCCCGGGTTGTAGTAGGCGTTGACGGTCTGCGGCGTCATGAACCATTCGTCGCGGTCCACCGGGCCGCCCAGCTTGGCCAGCTCGCGGTCGGAGTTCACCACGTGGCCGCGGCGGTAGTTGCCGTACAGGTCATCGCGGTCGACCACCAGGGCCGAGTAGTCCCGCCAGCGCACCGGATAACCGATCTTGGGAGTGAACTTGTCCAGCTTCACCAGGGCCTTCGCCCGGGTCTCCGGCGTCATCCAGTCCAGCTCATTGATGCTGACCCGGTACGCCTCGCGCAGATTGGCCACCAGCTCGTCCATCCGGGCCTTGGCCTCCGGCGGGAAGTGCCGCTGCACGTACAGCTTGCCCAGGGCATCGCCCATCAGGCCCTCCACCAGAGACACCCCGCGCTTCCAGCGGTCGCGGTTTTGTTCGGTGCCGCTCAGGGTGCGGCCGTAGAAGTCGAAGTTCTCGGCCACCAGCTCGTCGGTCAGCAGCCCGGCGCGCGAA
The genomic region above belongs to Mycolicibacterium sp. HK-90 and contains:
- a CDS encoding M13 family metallopeptidase; translated protein: MTVEAIKSGIDLSHVDPQARPQDDLFGHVNGRWLTDYEIPADRATDGAFRLLHDRAEEQIRDIITGAASAGAAAGTDEQRIGDLYASFMDEQTIAARGLTPLLEELALIDDAADSAALAAVLGGLERTGVSGGAGVYVDTDSKDSTRYLLHMSQGGIGLPDESYYRDEQHAEILAAYPAHIARMFALVYGDTAGDPADIAARIVALESKLAAAHWDVVKRRDADLTYNLRRFADLATDAPGFDWTGWLGALGSSPEQAAELVLRQPDYVTAFAALWSGEDLEDWKAWARWRVIHSRAGLLTDELVAENFDFYGRTLSGTEQNRDRWKRGVSLVEGLMGDALGKLYVQRHFPPEAKARMDELVANLREAYRVSINELDWMTPETRAKALVKLDKFTPKIGYPVRWRDYSALVVDRDDLYGNYRRGHVVNSDRELAKLGGPVDRDEWFMTPQTVNAYYNPGMNEIVFPAAILQPPFFDAEADDAANYGGIGAVIGHEIGHGFDDQGAKYDGDGNLVDWWTDADRAEFGVRTKALIDQYEKFSPRGLDVAHHVNGAFTVGENIGDLGGLSIALLAYQLSLKGKEAPVIDGLTGVQRVYFGWAQVWRTKSRDAEAIRRLAVDPHSPPEFRCNGVIRNIDSFYEAFEVADTDELYLEPAQRVRIWN